One genomic segment of Brassica napus cultivar Da-Ae chromosome A3, Da-Ae, whole genome shotgun sequence includes these proteins:
- the LOC106439001 gene encoding serine/threonine-protein kinase WNK1 isoform X2, giving the protein MKFYTSWVDTANRNINFVTEMFTSGTLRQYRLRHKRVNIRAVKHWCRQILRGLHYLHSHDPPVIHRDLKCDNIFVNGNQGEVKIGDLGLAAILRKSHAAHCVGTPEFMAPEVYEEAYNELVDIYSFGMCILEMVTFDYPYSECTHPAQIYKKVMSGKKPDALYKVKDPEVKYFIEKCLATVSLRVSARELLDDPFLRIDDGEFDLRSVDMDVPLVRQPHHHLADYYNYPSSSLNRQYSNGYDSHHEYPNRWAYNPAETEETHGIELFECRNGNEQEEDKSSGNVDITIKGKRRDDGGLFLRLRITDKEGRVRNIYFPFDIETDTALSVATEMVAELDMDDHGVTKIANMIDGEISRLVPSWRPGPAFEESLAAAAAAANANICSNCVSNRTSMGSVMDFLRTNPGANVAQCCRNGCGETHGRFEEITIRETEVRLRELWRLQQQQESRELSSIDSGQNHSEEEEEEEVYENPEITFPCEASNGLNHLSGSGSFSFLPSLYCDDEVVDKTEHQVQQELRWLKAKCQIEVREMQDEQLKSQWRPERDEDSVKEKMCGERLLPKCLKRTTSLPVDAIES; this is encoded by the exons ATGAAGTTCTACACCTCTTGGGTTGATACAGCTAACAGAAACATCAATTTCGTTACTGAAATGTTCACTTCTGGCACTTTAAGACA GTATAGACTGAGGCATAAGAGAGTGAACATAAGAGCTGTGAAGCATTGGTGTAGACAGATCTTGAGAGGCTTACATTATTTACACAGCCATGACCCTCCTGTGATCCACAGAGATCTCAAATGTGACAACATTTTCGTTAATGGCAATCAAGGTGAGGTCAAGATTGGAGATCTTGGCCTCGCCGCCATTTTAAGAAAGTCCCACGCTGCTCATTGCGTAG GGACACCTGAGTTCATGGCTCCTGAAGTTTATGAAGAAGCTTATAACGAACTAGTTGATATATACTCATTTGGTATGTGCATTTTGGAGATGGTTACATTTGATTATCCTTACAGTGAGTGTACACACCCTGCTCAGATCTACAAGAAAGTTATGTCG GGGAAGAAACCAGATGCATTGTACAAGGTGAAAGACCCGGAAGTTAAATACTTCATAGAGAAGTGTTTAGCCACTGTTTCACTTAGAGTCTCTGCTCGTGAGTTACTAGATGACCCTTTCCTACGTATAGATGATGGTGAGTTTGATTTGAGATCAGTTGATATGGATGTGCCACTAGTTAGGCAGCCGCATCATCATCTTGCTGACTACTACAACTACCCTAGTAGCTCTTTGAACCGTCAGTATTCAAATGGTTATGATAGCCACCATGAGTATCCGAACAGATGGGCTTATAATCCAGCTGAGACAGAGGAGACTCATGGAATTGAGCTATTTGAGTGTAGAAAtggaaatgaacaggaagaaGATAAGAGTTCTGGTAATGTTGATATAACTATTAAAGGCaagagaagagatgatggtgGCTTGTTCTTGCGTCTTAGGATCACTGACAAAGAAG GGCGTGTCCGAAACATTTACTTCCCATTTGACATAGAGACAGACACAGCACTGAGTGTTGCAACAGAGATGGTAGCTGAGCTTGATATGGACGATCACGGAGTCACAAAGATAGCCAACATGATAGACGGTGAGATATCTAGACTTGTACCCAGTTGGAGACCAGGCCCTGCGTTTGAAGAATCTCTTGCGGCTGCTGCAGCGGCTGCAAACGCAAACATTTGCAGCAACTGCGTATCGAACCGCACCTCAATGGGGTCCGTGATGGACTTCCTCAGGACCAATCCTGGAGCAAACGTTGCACAGTGTTGTAGAAACGGGTGCGGTGAGACTCATGGCCGGTTTGAAGAGATCACAATAAGAGAAACTGAGGTTCGTCTTAGAGAGTTATGGAGGCTGCAGCAACAGCAAGAAAGCAGAGAGCTTAGCTCGATAGACTCGGGACAAAACCATtcagaagaggaagaggaagaagaagtataTGAAAACCCTGAAATCACGTTTCCGTGTGAAGCAAGTAACGGTCTAAACCATCTATCAGGCTCTGGATCGTTCTCGTTTTTGCCGTCTTTATACTGCGATGATGAGGTGGTTGATAAGACTGAACATCAGGTTCAACAAGAGTTAAGATGGCTTAAAGCTAAGTGCCAAATAGAGGTCAGAGAGATGCAAGATGAGCAGTTAAAGTCTCAGTGGCGGCCGGAGAGAGATGAAGATAGTGTGAAGGAGAAGATGTGTGGAGAAAGATTGCTACCAAAATGTCTCAAAAGGACAACTTCACTTCCTGTCGATGCCATTGAGTCTTGA
- the LOC111214625 gene encoding putative defensin-like protein 317, giving the protein MKSFLVAFLLVLVIFSAEMEVGNAGMIPMPPFPSGKWCGYSIPMKPCDNDVCDKTCIKQNTHGWRDTHGMCTDIPSLKDCYCSHSC; this is encoded by the exons atgaaGAGCTTTTTGGTAGCGTTTCTTCTCGTGCTCGTCATCTTCTCTGCTG AGATGGAAGTAGGAAACGCAGGGATGATTCCCATGCCGCCTTTTCCCTCAGGAAAATGGTGTGGATATTCAATACCAATGAAACCATGCGACAACGATGTTTGTGATAAAACTTGTATTAAACAAAACACACATGGTTGGCGTGATACTCATGGCATGTGCACTGATATTCCAAGCCTTAAAGATTGTTATTGTTCCCATAGCTGTTAA
- the LOC106439001 gene encoding serine/threonine-protein kinase WNK1 isoform X1: MNNLSYLEPDYSEFVEVDPTGRYGRYNEVLGKGASKTVYRAFDEYEGIEVAWNQVKLYDFLQSPEDLERLYCEIHLLKTLKHKNIMKFYTSWVDTANRNINFVTEMFTSGTLRQYRLRHKRVNIRAVKHWCRQILRGLHYLHSHDPPVIHRDLKCDNIFVNGNQGEVKIGDLGLAAILRKSHAAHCVGTPEFMAPEVYEEAYNELVDIYSFGMCILEMVTFDYPYSECTHPAQIYKKVMSGKKPDALYKVKDPEVKYFIEKCLATVSLRVSARELLDDPFLRIDDGEFDLRSVDMDVPLVRQPHHHLADYYNYPSSSLNRQYSNGYDSHHEYPNRWAYNPAETEETHGIELFECRNGNEQEEDKSSGNVDITIKGKRRDDGGLFLRLRITDKEGRVRNIYFPFDIETDTALSVATEMVAELDMDDHGVTKIANMIDGEISRLVPSWRPGPAFEESLAAAAAAANANICSNCVSNRTSMGSVMDFLRTNPGANVAQCCRNGCGETHGRFEEITIRETEVRLRELWRLQQQQESRELSSIDSGQNHSEEEEEEEVYENPEITFPCEASNGLNHLSGSGSFSFLPSLYCDDEVVDKTEHQVQQELRWLKAKCQIEVREMQDEQLKSQWRPERDEDSVKEKMCGERLLPKCLKRTTSLPVDAIES; the protein is encoded by the exons ATGAACAATCTGAGTTATCTAGAACCAGATTACTCTGAGTTTGTTGAAGTTGATCCCACTGGAAGATATGGAAGA TACAATGAAGTTCTGGGTAAAGGAGCTTCAAAAACTGT TTACAGAGCATTTGATGAATATGAAGGCATAGAAGTAGCATGGAACCAAGTAAAACTCTACGATTTCTTACAGAGCCCTGAAGATCTAGAGAGGCTCTACTGTGAGATTCATCTCCTCAAGACCCTTAAACACAAGAACATCATGAAGTTCTACACCTCTTGGGTTGATACAGCTAACAGAAACATCAATTTCGTTACTGAAATGTTCACTTCTGGCACTTTAAGACA GTATAGACTGAGGCATAAGAGAGTGAACATAAGAGCTGTGAAGCATTGGTGTAGACAGATCTTGAGAGGCTTACATTATTTACACAGCCATGACCCTCCTGTGATCCACAGAGATCTCAAATGTGACAACATTTTCGTTAATGGCAATCAAGGTGAGGTCAAGATTGGAGATCTTGGCCTCGCCGCCATTTTAAGAAAGTCCCACGCTGCTCATTGCGTAG GGACACCTGAGTTCATGGCTCCTGAAGTTTATGAAGAAGCTTATAACGAACTAGTTGATATATACTCATTTGGTATGTGCATTTTGGAGATGGTTACATTTGATTATCCTTACAGTGAGTGTACACACCCTGCTCAGATCTACAAGAAAGTTATGTCG GGGAAGAAACCAGATGCATTGTACAAGGTGAAAGACCCGGAAGTTAAATACTTCATAGAGAAGTGTTTAGCCACTGTTTCACTTAGAGTCTCTGCTCGTGAGTTACTAGATGACCCTTTCCTACGTATAGATGATGGTGAGTTTGATTTGAGATCAGTTGATATGGATGTGCCACTAGTTAGGCAGCCGCATCATCATCTTGCTGACTACTACAACTACCCTAGTAGCTCTTTGAACCGTCAGTATTCAAATGGTTATGATAGCCACCATGAGTATCCGAACAGATGGGCTTATAATCCAGCTGAGACAGAGGAGACTCATGGAATTGAGCTATTTGAGTGTAGAAAtggaaatgaacaggaagaaGATAAGAGTTCTGGTAATGTTGATATAACTATTAAAGGCaagagaagagatgatggtgGCTTGTTCTTGCGTCTTAGGATCACTGACAAAGAAG GGCGTGTCCGAAACATTTACTTCCCATTTGACATAGAGACAGACACAGCACTGAGTGTTGCAACAGAGATGGTAGCTGAGCTTGATATGGACGATCACGGAGTCACAAAGATAGCCAACATGATAGACGGTGAGATATCTAGACTTGTACCCAGTTGGAGACCAGGCCCTGCGTTTGAAGAATCTCTTGCGGCTGCTGCAGCGGCTGCAAACGCAAACATTTGCAGCAACTGCGTATCGAACCGCACCTCAATGGGGTCCGTGATGGACTTCCTCAGGACCAATCCTGGAGCAAACGTTGCACAGTGTTGTAGAAACGGGTGCGGTGAGACTCATGGCCGGTTTGAAGAGATCACAATAAGAGAAACTGAGGTTCGTCTTAGAGAGTTATGGAGGCTGCAGCAACAGCAAGAAAGCAGAGAGCTTAGCTCGATAGACTCGGGACAAAACCATtcagaagaggaagaggaagaagaagtataTGAAAACCCTGAAATCACGTTTCCGTGTGAAGCAAGTAACGGTCTAAACCATCTATCAGGCTCTGGATCGTTCTCGTTTTTGCCGTCTTTATACTGCGATGATGAGGTGGTTGATAAGACTGAACATCAGGTTCAACAAGAGTTAAGATGGCTTAAAGCTAAGTGCCAAATAGAGGTCAGAGAGATGCAAGATGAGCAGTTAAAGTCTCAGTGGCGGCCGGAGAGAGATGAAGATAGTGTGAAGGAGAAGATGTGTGGAGAAAGATTGCTACCAAAATGTCTCAAAAGGACAACTTCACTTCCTGTCGATGCCATTGAGTCTTGA